The Rhinoderma darwinii isolate aRhiDar2 chromosome 9, aRhiDar2.hap1, whole genome shotgun sequence sequence TAGAAACATATTATCCAGCTTTATTTAATCTAGTTTTGATAAAACAAATAATTATTAATTAAAAAGaaaacatacataacacataaatatatacatacacatatatattacatcAGGGCTGGACAAATCCGAAGCCAGATAGCTACTACTTCTAGAAAGTTGCTGCTGGCAGCTCGTTTTTGGGGAACTTTTCAATTGGTGTCTATGAAAGTTCTCATAAGCAGCCAATGGAGAAGTGAAATAGTCTCCAGGAGCGCTTTAATATGCTTCATCCCTGATGCTGGTCCGTTCATGATGTGAACTGATTTTTAAAGTATGATATATTTCTGGTATGAAATGTAAATGGGATTCTTTTCGAAAACTATTATTATATCTGCCTACTCTGCTAAATAGTTATTTGGGCTTCCCCTCAAGGTATTTGTCGGTATGCAGATAGAGAGAAGGTTGTATGGAGAAAGAATATGAAGGATAAAGTTTCAGGTCATTCACACCCAATGTCAGTTTCATAATTCATAATTCTGCCTATGAAGAAGCGGAAAGAGCACACCATATGCGAAGTGTTTTCAGGTATGAATGACTGATCAAACATGTAATCTCAAAATAGCACAAGCAGACAAAAATTCACGTTAAATCCAAGGATCTAGGTATGACTTTAGAACTGCATAAACAATAATGGTTCAGACAGATACTGAAGAAAACAGATTGCTAACATGGATACACAGGAACATGGAGTATTAAATACAGGGATGTGGTTGGTGAGGCAGAAGAAGAATGACAGAGGGAGAGGGAGGAAGAAATATGGTAGATTGGAAGAATTTGAGGAAGCTAATGGGAAATCTGCAAGGTTGGGATTAAGCCATTATTAAAGAACCTGAGAAGGGCAAATCATGAAGGGACCAAGCAATGGAGCAAATGCCAAGTGAGGCATGAAAGTAGTCAGATAAAATGGAAGATGCTGAGCAGAATAAAAAGAGAATTTATTCTACATATACGCAGAAGCAGCATTCTGATCACAAGGCTAAAAGATTGCTAAAAACCTGGCAATGACATGAAGCAGACTGAGTGCAGAGGATATATACAGGCGCAAGTCAAAGGAAATGGAGAAATACAAAGAGAAAGACAGATGCAGTtataggaggagaaggaggagggaggAACAGAGATGAGAAGGAAAAGCGGAGGAAAGCAGAAGATAACACACCTAGAAAAGGAAAAGGGAAATTGTAATCGGATAATAATGGCTTCATAGTGAAACAGAAGATATCAGGGGAAAGATGAGCAATAAATAGACACGACTAACCTGCTCCTGCAGCTGATGGGGAGAGAGTGGGAGAGAGAGCTGGGGGAGGGGAAAAAAGGGAGATAAAGGGAGGTGTGCTACGTCACAGGCTCTGGGAGCTCAGGAAATCCTGTGTATAAGActaatgtaacaccacaaattctGTGGATGCATTTAGTGTAAGCGTGGAAATGTGAAAGGGAATAGCAAAAATTACATCCCTTCAAATTGTATCATCACCGATTGTCCctaatattaaagggaatgtgtcacgaatttaaaaatattttttagtaagttacttatttttattatgtttttttggtattttttttttcttctacaaggtgggaagtattaaaaattaaatcataatttgacatgttttcctatgttggccacaagAGAgaccacttcccagaattacagcaaggtgaatcatgcAATGCAACATGACTCAcaactgctgtaaatgtgggagggagactcaccccctccctaGTTTTGGCTACAAGCTAGgaagaggtgtcttcaaattgccaagcagtgtccagctcccattttgtgagtgattgtacaaatggtagCTGGCAGCAGCTATAGGACAAAAAGGCtaggaatgatgaaagtcaagagggtagGTCCTGTGGGGAATGACTTtttagttgacaggttcacacagcttgtatttgacacattttttggtgcattttacgcggtgaaaaacgcgtcaaaaaacaaAATGATTAAGCTTTTTATttgcatcaatgggaaagcgcaccATTGGGACATTTTAAAAAACTTGTTGCGTAATAAAGAAGCGTTGGGTctttaaaatgcgccaaatgttaCTAGAGTCAGAAAGTCTTAATTATTCGCCAAAAAACGTGCGAAAAGCGCtcacaaaatgcgtaaaaaacacaaaaaatgcataaaaaacgcttgtattttaaaaagcgcttcacaagaaacgctagtgtatttgacacgtttacacgtcGGTTTTTGTTTagcgccatgtgaacataccccaagggaATTATTTTTAGTTGATGTCTAGTTTCTTTTGTGGCGCAGGCGTCAAGATagaagtctgctgtaggtgagtatacgattttttatttttcatactactaactttattttgggggttttccagattccactggacctattggactacatcAGAGATTCGGTGGACAACTTCAATGATCTACGTTTTGTTTCTTTATTAAAACGGTTAACGAGGGTCTTGTGGGAAGTTCttatttcaatttaaaaaaaaattatctaatgCCTCTATCACAGTCtgtgggaatgtggacccactaggctgcaccgccgtagcggagaggtagCTGGCCCAAACAACAGAGcaaccaatcaatacaaagtcctgcactagggtacctgaatagtccagacagtggcagaggctttagcacagatggtggcggatgacagcagatgcagcaggacacgactccaaatactaacaggctcaggaacaaggacacagcataggatacaggtagcagggagcGGGTAACAAAGGGagtaggataacactaagggaacatttgcaagactaacatgggaataataacaatgctcaggcaatgagcaaaggggcagggcccttcttatagtccagggtgatcatgggctaatcattgatgttttacatgtgcacACACTGGCCCTTTTAGGCCGGGCGCAAGCTTTAGTAATGGCAGTTATCTGTTTGTCAGCATCCATtaataaggcgaggcttagtgttagcaagtaaaaaggctagcacaaaCGGGGGGTTATTACCTATTACCCCGGAACAATCCAgttcccgaccatctgtagtaccccggtacccactgccaccagggataTCGGTAAGAGCTGGACGGGCACTGGGGCgaccacaggctggtaatatgaGGCTCAGAGGAGttttcccaccctagtaatgctaggacctgcaaaacaacataaataaagttagtaatacgaaaaataaaaaatcttataaaaaaaattctcaaagttttgcaatttttcacaaataaacactgaatatatcgaccaaattttaccactaacataaagcccaatgtctcacgagaaaacaatctcagaatcgcttggctaggtataagcattctgaagttattaccacataaagtgaaatatgtcaaatttgaaaaatgggctctgagccttaaggcccaaagtgGGCTGCGTCTTTAAGGCGTTAATCACTAGTGTATCCAGGTTATACTAGTGATTAAGGACATACAGGGCAGACTCTGTACTGACCTATACACTAAAGCCACTGATAGAAATAGTCTACTGCACTTTTCTAGTTGCCATCCAGAATGCATGACATGGCCGAGAGAATTAGATACAGGGGTTACCCAGACGACCTACTCAAGAAAACAATGAGCACACCAAAGAAAGGTACCTTTCCTTGCCTCTCTTGCCTCCAATGCTCCAATATAATGAAAGGTGATACAATTTATCACCCGCATACAGGACAGGCAATACCTATATATTGTTGTATATGTTATTAGATGTCCCTGTGGACTCATGTATGTAGGTGAAACCACCCAAAAAGTTAAGGACCGCATACAACATAAATCCAACATCAGATGCGGTAACACCCTTTTACCTATCCCTGCACACTTTGTTGAAGCCCACCATGATATCTCTCAACTCAAGTTCCAAGTGATCAAACACATGACGGTACCTAGAAGAGGGGGGGACAGAATCAGCATACTGAAGAGACGTGAAGCGTTTTGGATTCATAAATTGCAGACCTTAAACCCCAAGGGACTGAATAGGGTATACGAGATTAGCAGTTTCATATAACTATATAACCATATGTCTGTACCTAATTTCtataattttgtatttatttttatcattatACTTTTATACTAGTATTCTATTACCTATGTTATTTCTCCATTATTAAGATTATTTTTTCTATCTAatattttctacattatagataaGCTATTAATTACTCATATCATACATCTCATTTTCTCCGATATTTTTAGGCACGCTGACCCATATGTCCAGGTGTTGGACTGCACCCGCATCCTATGCATAACATCATATCCAAGAGCATCGCTACTAGCCTCCCCAACAAAAATTCCTTCACTTGCCCGACCAGTTTATCTATTACAGCCTCAGTGCTATATTCGTATTTGTCCACTAAAGGGCACCGACGCACTGCCAACTTTATCTGCGCATGTGCAGACCTGGATTTTACATCCCAGTCTATGGCTGATACGCGCTGACGTCACCACATGACGCGCACGCACGTATTTTATTTAATAGATATTTATTGGCACCAAACGGACACTCCCCCAGCGTATCCACATGCGGCCAGCCGCTATCCCTACACGCTGATTCAGTCACAGAGCCACTACCTGCACTAAGGTAATTCAATAaagattgtatatatattttttgtacttcaCGTGCCTTCACGTGCCTCAAGTCGATCATTTTTTCTTTGTCAGTTTCTCATGCTAAATCttttgatcgacgcaccaagtgtATCTTGGTCAATACTTAGGATATGATAACGTGCCGCTCACATAACTAGCAACAGTGCTTTACAGTGTAAATGTTGATGCTTCGAGCACCATTATCATCATCATATTCTGTTTGTTGGTATTCTTTTGGTCTATATCTAATTCTTGTCTGTGTTCTCACAGAGTTCAATACCTCGGGTCCTATGGATTATAAAGCCAGGGAATGTGCCTGGCGGTCTCAGATGGAACAGGTCTTCAAGGATGAGTCCCCAATATTTGGTTTTAATGTTTGCAGAAACGTTAGCGAGCTCCAGAATAAATACACAAATTTGTTACATCGCCGTATGAAAGTGTGGTGGAACAAAACTTTTCTGGAAAATTATATCCAGAGAAACCTTGTCCCAAGGGGTCTGAGAATCCAGATTTTCCCATCTTTTCCTATCATTGAAGAGGATTTTATCTCCAAATGGGAAGAGGTCTGTAACCAGGGCTCCAAGAAATTTATGGAACTTCTGGTTGACctcaatcaaaaaatgatattGTCAATGGATGAAGAAATAGAAAGTGTCCAGGCCCAACTGTTCCCACTTATGTCCATGGATAACATGTCCAAATTTAAACATAATCTTGATGCACAATTTGCGGAGTGGGAAAAAGATATTCAGGAAGTTAAATCAAAAAAATTCTCTAGAGATATTGGGGATTTTCAAAACAACAAAGTATATAGGTGGAGAAGAAATCAGGCCCCAGGAGGCCGGAGTCGTACTCCTTCAATCTCCTCTGTGTCATCTCAGAGTGAAACTGACAACACGTCCTATAGATCAAATTTTAATATCCGACCCAAAAGAAAATTAGCACAAAGACAAGTGGCTAACAAAAAGCGACCTGATGTACGAGACCAAAGCAGCCGCCCTAAGGTAATTAATCTATCAACACATGTGTTTTCCAATATTGATTTAGAATTAATAGCTAAGGGTTTAACTTTTTCACCAAGCGCTAGCTTTGATATGTTTTCAGCAGTGAAAGACCTACATATCTTTGGTCGTTCGCTCATCTTCAAAAAATGGTTTGACAAACCAGTGGATAGTGAACATTTTCCAACGTTAGAAGAACAGCAGGCATTAAAAGCACTAGAGGATCTTTTGGATGAGCACAAGAACGATGAAGCTACAGGTAATGTTCCAGCATGCATTCGCATTAAATCTAAAAATTTCCCTGCTCTTAGCTTGTGCCCGGCGGTAGACTTGTTCATTAAGTCAGTGACCCAAGAATTTTGGAACATTCCAAGGAGTATCAAATATGATAATCTAACCCCTATGGAGAGAAAGAGTTTGAAACAATTACAGAAAATAAATGACGTGGTATTCAAGGCCGCAGATAAGGGGGGTAACGTGGTAGTCTGGCCCAGCAATATGTATGAGGCAGAGGCAAATAGACAGCTGCGGGATAAACACTGTTATAAGAAATTGACCTTTAACCCTCTGTCATCTTTCAGATCTGACTTACAGGCCAAACTCTCAC is a genomic window containing:
- the LOC142660286 gene encoding uncharacterized protein LOC142660286, with amino-acid sequence MDYKARECAWRSQMEQVFKDESPIFGFNVCRNVSELQNKYTNLLHRRMKVWWNKTFLENYIQRNLVPRGLRIQIFPSFPIIEEDFISKWEEVCNQGSKKFMELLVDLNQKMILSMDEEIESVQAQLFPLMSMDNMSKFKHNLDAQFAEWEKDIQEVKSKKFSRDIGDFQNNKVYRWRRNQAPGGRSRTPSISSVSSQSETDNTSYRSNFNIRPKRKLAQRQVANKKRPDVRDQSSRPKVINLSTHVFSNIDLELIAKGLTFSPSASFDMFSAVKDLHIFGRSLIFKKWFDKPVDSEHFPTLEEQQALKALEDLLDEHKNDEATDLTYRPNSHKQ